The window aacttcccgcctttacaaatcacttatctacaatgaaatgtttggcatctagtattagcaacccaacaccacaattctcttccataattccatactaccaatatttgcaaaacattccaaaaaccaacttgaacaataggtttatgtgtatatatatatatatatatataatcatcatttcaataccacttcatcaatatcacatcatcacaccaaattccttcacaattcaatataatccaacatcatttcccaatcatctttcaacaacaatcaaataacatacttcttatgctcacatgcatatatatatatatacatatccatataaataacaccaacataatttacatccttaccataaaatggcccttttgatttcgaagtcctgttggcacaaataaggggtgcttctcgaagcccttgagatggtgaacacaactacggaatcaatttggattttctacggttgaatcacacgataattggagttgaaatttggctagggtttcttagtctTCAATATGGATAataaataatggatatgaggctaagtatatgtatataatgaccaattttcgttcatgaggtgatggaaaatgaccatattgcccttaaaaatttaagtaaatccgaatctgtccatggtggactgttttaataggccaaagtaaatcggccataactctttgctccgatatcggatttgggtgaaattggtatctctagaaagataattcaaagatatttcatttcatataaagtaggccacccagttcgtcttcTACAAGgcgttatgatcgtttgaagttgaccctaaaaatctgttttgagaggctgaagtaaaacgagtataactccttactcagatgttgaaTTTGGATAAAAcaaattgcattggaaagaagactcaaagatctttcttttgatatgtggtagctctcccagttcattatattgagggagttatgatcgttcaaagttgacccaaaaaactggtaggcctcagtagtttgtgtgcaggaaattttcctgcacatttactgttcacacatcccggccaccgttttatagtttcgaacgtgctcgattatatccaaaacttatccgtttttggaaatctttatatcgttggaaagcttattcaataaccttcgtatggaaccatcgacgggaaaattctggtataaataaagtcgattcctatacacatataatcaaactatacacttgaaaccatctcaaaataatcaatactcatacttaaactcctatatacctaacttaggatcaatacatatactccaacacatataacaatggctaatgcacgtaattaagtacggggtgttacataagtAGTCTCGGGATAAAATGATTATGAtcattttatcccatgtttgattGGTGTATTAGtcaatactgaaataacttaTTCCACCATTTACACTAtaatgatggaataagttatcccatatgcatggtgggataagttatcctaaATAATCCCGAGATAACTAATCCCGAATAactatttcccaaccaaacgacccttaTAAAATTAAAGACTTTTACAGCTCGAagacttttctttttcaaaaaaagataCAATCTTTTTCCACAAAAGGGGTCCCTTTTAactatttcaatattcatttttaCATTTCAAAATAGGTGTGTTTGCTCTCCTCTCTCTAAGTAGAACATATTAACAAAAGGGGTCTTTCTAACAAGTTCAAGACTccttttgaagaaaaaagaaggtaTATACATGGAGAATATTGAAGAAGgattgttgttgaaagaaagAGAGTTAGTAGTTGAATTGAGATGGGGAGTAATATGGGAGGAAGTGAAGGAGATTGGTTACTTGGCTGGTCCAATGATAGTTGTGACACTTTCACAGTATTTGTTGCAAACAATATCATTGATGATGGTTGGTCATTTAAGTGAACTTTCTCTATCAAGTACTGCCATTGCTGTTTCTATTGCTGGTGTCACTGGCTTCAGCTTTCTTGTGAgtacattttttatttcattctatttttttttattacaaggttaattttttcttttttttttttgggataaaaataaaaatttatgttaaatttatgttgttaatatttttttcttaatttatgtgtcaaaattcaataattcatttattatcaaactaagggagtagtatttaactaTGTTTCAGTTTAAGTGACACCCTTTATTtctaggataaaataaaaaaatgagccacaaaataaaaaaagtgatcaaaataggccatctatttaaaaagttatcaaaatagacTTTTTATTTTGTGGCTCATTTTGATTCCGAGTGacctattttgatctttttttttattttgtggctCATTTTGATTCTGAGTTGAAACATTACCAAATTACGTGAcaccaaaataggccacctatttagaaaattaccaaaaattggttaaacgtaataatttattacgttttctattttttttcttaatgatcaaaactaacacagttgattttttaaaaaacataagaaattattatgttttatacgaaaattgagataaaaaaaataataattcgtcacatcactaaaaaaaaaacaaaaaagtaacTTATGTTGTTCCTTTTTGCACCTGGGCTACCTGAGGAGTATATCAAATGGGGGTTAAATAATGAATTGAATAATTTTGTGGTGGACAGCCAACTTAAAAAATTGATATAGCTGTAAATTGTCCCcacatttccttttttttttttttttctcttttatgttAATCACACTAatctaatttaaaataaaatcaattaactatatAGCTACATAAATAGAAGTATATTAGAAGACACATGTAATATATTTAGAGGTCATTTGTTTGGATGTATTAAGTaggtgtttggccataaaaattaaaaaattttgaagttagagttgtgtttggttatgtatttttaaaagatgtgttttgacttttgaaaatttttttttaaatttaattttatactccaaattttttaaaactatcaaaattgccCAACTAATTTATCTACTGATTATTCTCATGAATGAAAAGAATTTTACATCAATGATGAAAGGGGTCCAgagcttaaaaatgaaaatatacctacaaataatgaaaatataccGGCCTTTTAGCTTAAAAATCTTTATTTGTTGTTCAAAAATGTCTTTTATCGAGAATAaatgtcttttaaaaatatatccaAACTTGATTTGTTGTTCATAAAAAATGTTTTCTTTCTGGATTTGCTCCAAAactcatttaaaccatttaagggccttttatgtaatattaaaaaaaaattagtgttataagtaataaaaaaaaaaaaacttggaattggagttgaaaaaaagtgaaaacatcaaagagttgttttcactttttttcaaaaaaattttgaaatattttggaaTATCTATGGCCAAACACCATGATTCCATAAAGTGAAAATTTTTTccgaaaaaaagtaaaaaatttaaatggcCAAACGAcctctaagtttgaatttttttttttttacattatttttattatatatgtttgagtttttcattttcaattcctatttaattaattaatatgataTAATTCTTATATCTATATTATCGATTATTGTACATACAATTCTCAGTCATAACATACAACgtatatatgaataattatagtCGTTTGATTTATGAACAAAGTTATTAATTACTACGAAATGTAAGAATTAAGAATAAAAGTTAACAATTATTAACTTATTTAGCGAGATGtgtattcaattaaaaaatatttgatataatataaattttatatatactatgatttttagattgatcttaaagaaaaaacacaaaaagtcaaaaagctagaaattaatttcaagaaaaacacaaaaagtCAAACAGATAGAAATTAATAGTATAATATGTTGTTCTTTTAGGTGTTTTGTCACTATAATACGTATAAATTATTCATGCTGAAAAACTGGTATAAAGTAACATCAAATGCAAAAAGGGTTAAACGTAAGTAAAACTTACGTTttagaataaatttttaaaaagttaccTTTTAGTGATGTGACAAATCACTATTTTTTTACCTTGATTTtcatgtaaaacgtaataatttcttacgttttatatatttttctgacaaaacgtaagaaattattacgttttacatttcttacgttttacaaataaatatgtaaaacgtaataatttcttACGCTTTTTAAAAATTCAACTCTATTAGTTGACcgttgagaaaaaaatgaaaaacgtaataaattattacgtttagcctattttggtaacttttaaaataggtgacctattttggtcattttttttattttgtggctCGTTTTGGTTCTGAGTTCTTTCTTTTACTATTCTTTGTCTAGATTGTTTAATCTTGAGCCGGgtctctctatctcacctctgagTTAGTGATATGGACTGTATATACTTACTCCCTCCGAACcccacttggtatgttgttgtagaGTGGGTTAGGTCTTGCATTGATCAGTTTATATGAGCTTGGGTAATTATGTCTTCAAGGGCAAGCTTTTGGGGTTTGATTAAGCCAAATATCATATCTTTATGTGGTATTAAGCTAAGTTTATCCTTGTTTGGCCTTCTGCTCCACGCCCGAGTTGCGCTCTGGCATGAaggcagtggcggagccaggatatTCACGAAGGGGGTTCATAAGGgaacatacgaactaaccgaagggGTTTAACGTCTAATCTATAtacgtaaaaaataattttaactatgcatATATAACTAGATTGTAGTTTTACATGATGAGAGAATTTTGAATGGGAATAAGGTACAACAGAGTTACCTATAAACTAACTATGTTGCTCTAAACTTTCAAAAATGATAGCTTGtggaggatccgacacacacACGACAATATTCTTGAAGAATCCGAGCAAGAGTAAGAATGTGTTTCACTAGAGTTAAAGAGCAGAATTTTTTGGTTCAACTTAGAGGGCGTAGTAGTTATACTCTTGTGTGGTTAACAAGCATTGCttgtaaaaatgaagaaattgtGGAGTAACAAGTACACTTTCACCATTATTTGCGTCTCGCTAGTGACTAAAATCTAAATCTGTCATATAGTTGGGATTGGCCAGTGCACTAGAAACTCTATGTGGACAAGCTTTCGGAGCCAAGCAATATCAAAGACTTGGTACTCAAACATACACGGGCGTGTTCTCTCTCTTGCTTGTTTGCATTCCCCTCGCAGTTCTATGGATGTACGTGGGAAAATTGCTTACTTACATCGGGCAAGATCCTCAGATTTCTCATGAAGCCGGAAAGTTCATTAAGTGGCTGATTCCTGCTCTCTTTGCTTACGCGACTCTTCAGCCACTTATTCGGTACTTTCTAATGCAAAGTATGATTGTTCCAATGCTCGTAAGCTCTTGCATTACGATATGCTTCCACATACCTCTGTCTTGGGTGCTAGTGTTTAGCTCTGGCTTAGCTAATATCGGCGCAGCAGTGGCTATTGGTATATCGATGTGGTTGAATGTCATAATCCTTGCTTCGTACATGAGGTGGTCTCCTGCTTGCGCAAAAACTCGCGCACCACTGTCATGGGAGACCGTCGAAGGAATGAAAGAGTTCTTTCAGTTGGCTATCCCTTCTGCTATCATGATTTGGTAGTTCAACGACCTCGCTCCaccttttttaataattttaaatacatTTTACCTAAGTtccttggactcttcaaaaatgtctacgggtgtatttttgaaggacccgacacgggtgcggcaacatttttgtagagtccgagcaacttagcatTATAACTTCACATGTCATCTTACGAAACTCATGCTAACGTGTTGTATTTTGTAGTCTTGAGTGGTGGTCGTTTGAGCTGCTCATCTTACTATCTGGACTATTGCCGAATCCCCAGCTTGAAACTTCAGTACTGTCTGTATGGTATGTTCTAAATCTCTTTCTGTGTTGCTCAGACTTTCCAAAAATGTTGCCACACACGTGTCGGGGCCTCCAAAAGTACATTACGTTTGGAGGATGTAACACGCACCAGgtaacatttttgaagagtccgagtcAAACATAGATCTCGCGCTTGTAAATGATTGATTCAGTTAGTAATATGATCTACAAGGTCCTAAAATTGCTTGTGACGTTCCATGGCGCAGCCTGAATACTATTTCTACTTTTTATGCAATTCCATTTGGTCTCGCTGGTGCTGTAAGGTACGTTTGAATATCTAATCGATCCTTCCCTTCCaacgtagttttttttttctcccCTCAATATGTGGTTATTGAACTCCGATTTACCTTCAGCACTCGAGTTTCTAATCAATTAGGAGCTGGAAATCCTCAAGGAGCTCGTGTATCTGCTGTTTCCGTAATGCTAGTTGCAGCAACAGAGACAATACTAGTAAGCACAAGTTTATTTGCTTGTCGAAACATTTTTGGCTACGTTTTCAGCAACGAGAAGGAAGTTGTGGACTACGTCGCAAACATGGCTCCCCTTCTATGTCTATCGGTCTTAACCGACAGCTTTCAAGGAACCCTTTCAGGTTAGACTTTCTCCGAATCAATTTACTACAAAGAAATATAACAACTACGAGCGGCGAGCCATGTTTTCAACTGAATCCTCGTTTACCGGAAACATCAAGTTAACTACAAGAAAAAAGTAAGGCGGAGTCACGTCTACCAAAGGGGTTCAACTGAATCCCCTTCGCCAGAAAAttatacaatatgtatatatatacacactcttTCCGCATCAAGTTATTGAAGAAAACGTAATAGATACTGGTGGCGGAGCCACATTTACGTAGGGGTTTTTACTCAATCCCTTTTACCGGACAATGTATATCGGTTTGCTACAAGAAAAGGTAACAAATACCAGCGGCGGAGCCACCATTTACCTAGGTGTGTAACTGAATCCCCTTTGTCGGAAAAATTTGCTATGTATATAGGTCAGACCTTTTCCCCATTAAGTTGCgacaaaaaaggtaaaaaacgggcagtccggtgcactaaagctatcgctgTGCGCggggtctggggaagggccccaccacaagggtgtatcgtccgcaaccttaccttgcatttttgccagAGGCTGTCCGAATCGTAAAGATATGAAATTTAGGCCTAAGGCTACCCGATAAGCTAGCTCATGACGGAAaaattgtccaagtccatataagcggACCATCAAGTATTACTCAACCGACGTGAAACTCTTAACAGTAACAAATATCGGTCCCCTTTGCTGGAAAATTGCAGTATGCATATTGGCGACTTTTTTCTTAACGTGCATTTAAATAAATTGTTGAATCCGCCACTGATGGATACATAGCAAGAACGGACGCATGACTAATTTGTGTCATTACGCACATTGTAGGTGTCGCGAGGGGATGTGGTTGGCAGCATATCGGAGCCTATGTCAATCTTGCTTCATTTTATCTCTGCGGAATTCCTATCGCTGCTTCATTAGCTTTTTGGCTCCACCTTCGCGGAGAAGGCCTGTGGATCGGGATACTTTGTGGTGCAGTTATGCAAACTATTCTACTCAGTGTGATAACATGCTGCACAAATTGGAAAAAACAAGCTGCAATG of the Capsicum annuum cultivar UCD-10X-F1 chromosome 11, UCD10Xv1.1, whole genome shotgun sequence genome contains:
- the LOC107847385 gene encoding protein DETOXIFICATION 12 → MENIEEGLLLKERELVVELRWGVIWEEVKEIGYLAGPMIVVTLSQYLLQTISLMMVGHLSELSLSSTAIAVSIAGVTGFSFLLGLASALETLCGQAFGAKQYQRLGTQTYTGVFSLLLVCIPLAVLWMYVGKLLTYIGQDPQISHEAGKFIKWLIPALFAYATLQPLIRYFLMQSMIVPMLVSSCITICFHIPLSWVLVFSSGLANIGAAVAIGISMWLNVIILASYMRWSPACAKTRAPLSWETVEGMKEFFQLAIPSAIMICLEWWSFELLILLSGLLPNPQLETSVLSVCLNTISTFYAIPFGLAGAVSTRVSNQLGAGNPQGARVSAVSVMLVAATETILVSTSLFACRNIFGYVFSNEKEVVDYVANMAPLLCLSVLTDSFQGTLSGVARGCGWQHIGAYVNLASFYLCGIPIAASLAFWLHLRGEGLWIGILCGAVMQTILLSVITCCTNWKKQAAMARERLHADENSSTDNTLM